The proteins below come from a single Streptomyces sp. MRC013 genomic window:
- a CDS encoding ATP-dependent DNA ligase, whose protein sequence is MLLARLADVSEQVAATAARSRKITVLAELFSAAPPAEVPLVIAYLAGRLPQGRVGVGWSTLKEPVAPAGRATLTVAGADAALSELARVAGPGSQAERRRLVHGLMAAATASEQRFLLRLLTGEIRQGALDAVALEGVAAAARVPAADVRRAVMLDGSLPRVAAALLAEGTAALERFRLRVGTPVQPMLAHTAGSVADALAALGPCAVEEKLDGVRIQVHRTGDDVRIYTRSLDDVTDRLPEVRAAARGIAGDAFVLDGEVIALDASGRPAPFQETASRVGSRADVAAAAATRPVSPVFFDVLAADGAVLLDLPGRERHAELARLVPEALRVRRTVVTDPADPGQRATAEAFFADTLDRGHEGVLVKALDAPYGAGRRGRSWLKVKPVHTLDLVVLAAEWGHGRRTGLLSNLHLGARAADGTFVMLGKTFKGLTDTMLRWQTDRLRGLAVSDDGSTVRVRPELVVEIAYDGLQRSPRYPAGITLRFARVVRHRPDKPAAQADTVDTVLAGPQSRVV, encoded by the coding sequence ATGCTGCTGGCCCGACTCGCAGACGTGTCCGAGCAGGTCGCCGCCACCGCGGCGCGCTCCCGCAAGATCACCGTACTGGCGGAGCTGTTCTCGGCGGCCCCACCGGCGGAGGTCCCCCTCGTCATCGCCTACCTCGCGGGCCGCCTCCCGCAGGGCCGCGTCGGCGTCGGCTGGAGCACCTTGAAGGAACCCGTCGCCCCCGCCGGCCGCGCCACCCTCACCGTCGCCGGCGCGGACGCCGCGCTGAGCGAACTCGCCCGCGTCGCGGGGCCGGGTTCCCAGGCGGAGCGGAGGCGCCTCGTCCACGGCCTCATGGCCGCCGCCACCGCCTCCGAACAGCGGTTCCTCCTCCGGCTGCTCACCGGCGAGATCCGGCAGGGGGCGCTGGACGCCGTCGCTCTGGAGGGCGTCGCCGCGGCGGCCCGGGTCCCGGCCGCCGACGTACGCCGGGCGGTGATGCTCGACGGGTCCCTGCCGAGGGTCGCCGCGGCGCTCCTCGCCGAGGGGACGGCCGCACTGGAGCGGTTCCGGCTCCGCGTCGGCACGCCCGTGCAGCCGATGCTCGCCCACACCGCCGGGAGCGTCGCCGACGCGCTCGCCGCGCTCGGGCCGTGCGCGGTGGAGGAGAAGCTCGACGGCGTCCGCATCCAGGTGCACCGCACCGGCGACGACGTGCGGATCTACACCCGCTCCCTCGACGACGTCACCGACCGCCTGCCGGAGGTCCGGGCCGCCGCCCGCGGCATCGCGGGCGACGCGTTCGTCCTGGACGGCGAGGTGATCGCCCTGGACGCGTCGGGCCGCCCCGCCCCGTTCCAGGAGACCGCCTCCCGTGTAGGCTCACGCGCCGACGTGGCCGCGGCCGCGGCGACCCGTCCCGTGTCGCCCGTGTTCTTCGACGTCCTCGCCGCGGACGGCGCCGTACTGCTCGACCTGCCCGGCCGGGAGCGGCACGCGGAGCTCGCCCGCCTCGTCCCCGAGGCCCTGCGCGTCCGGCGGACCGTCGTCACCGACCCCGCCGACCCGGGGCAGCGCGCCACCGCCGAGGCGTTCTTCGCCGACACCCTCGACCGGGGCCACGAAGGCGTCCTGGTCAAGGCGCTCGACGCGCCCTACGGCGCGGGCCGGCGGGGGCGCTCCTGGCTGAAGGTGAAACCGGTGCACACCCTCGACCTGGTGGTCCTCGCCGCTGAGTGGGGGCACGGCCGGCGCACCGGACTGCTGTCCAACCTCCACCTCGGCGCCCGCGCCGCCGACGGCACCTTCGTGATGCTCGGCAAGACCTTCAAGGGCCTCACCGACACGATGCTGCGCTGGCAGACCGACCGGCTGCGCGGACTCGCCGTCTCCGACGACGGCTCCACCGTCCGCGTACGGCCCGAACTGGTCGTCGAGATCGCCTACGACGGCCTCCAGCGCTCCCCGCGCTATCCGGCCGGGATCACCCTCCGCTTCGCCCGCGTCGTGCGGCACCGCCCGGACAAGCCCGCCGCCCAGGCCGACACGGTCGACACGGTCCTGGCGGGCCCTCAGTCACGCGTCGTGTAG
- a CDS encoding HAD family hydrolase, whose protein sequence is MNRAAVFDVDGTLADTNHLHVTTWWEAFRQAGHHVPMHAVHRAVGLGAEDLVEHLLAPDRDRSGDASISAAHKALYGTYSDRLPAFPDAGLLLRTLAARGWTVVLATSAGGAELAALRRAIDADDAVTAVAGAGDTERGKPAPDPVRHALELAGAPADRSVFVGDTVWDMRAGTRAGVTCVGLLCGGIPRADLVDAGAAALYADPADLLAHLDAGPFGGGGA, encoded by the coding sequence ATGAACCGCGCCGCCGTGTTCGACGTGGACGGCACCCTCGCCGACACCAACCACCTCCACGTCACGACGTGGTGGGAGGCGTTCCGGCAGGCCGGCCACCACGTGCCGATGCACGCCGTGCACCGGGCCGTCGGCCTCGGCGCCGAGGACCTCGTGGAGCACCTCCTCGCCCCCGACCGGGACCGGAGCGGCGACGCCTCGATCAGCGCGGCCCACAAGGCGCTCTACGGCACCTACTCCGACCGCCTGCCCGCGTTCCCCGACGCCGGCCTGCTGTTGAGGACCCTCGCCGCCCGGGGCTGGACCGTCGTCCTGGCCACGTCCGCCGGGGGCGCCGAACTCGCGGCGCTGCGCCGCGCGATCGACGCGGACGACGCCGTCACCGCCGTCGCCGGGGCCGGCGACACCGAGCGGGGCAAGCCGGCCCCGGACCCCGTGCGGCACGCGCTGGAACTGGCCGGTGCGCCCGCCGACCGGTCCGTGTTCGTCGGCGACACCGTCTGGGACATGAGGGCCGGGACCCGCGCCGGGGTCACCTGCGTGGGCCTCCTCTGCGGCGGCATCCCCCGCGCGGACCTCGTCGACGCGGGGGCGGCCGCCCTCTACGCCGACCCCGCCGACCTGCTCGCCCACCTGGACGCCGGCCCGTTCGGAGGGGGCGGCGCGTGA
- a CDS encoding DUF6766 family protein encodes MNRLLRFARDNGLSLAFGVGFLATLCCQALAGQARYDDEMRALGAEPVGFARYLASADFAVAVTENWQSEYLQFFLYLFGTVWLLQRGSPESKEMHKAGTESEEDQRVGPYATPDSPRWAAADGLRRTLYSRSLGIWMCAVFLGSWYAQSVSGAAAYGEERLRALESPPPWSEYLASPDFWGRTLQNWQSELLAIGSMAIFSVYLRQRGSPESKPVGAPHGATGVEG; translated from the coding sequence ATGAACCGCCTCCTCCGCTTCGCCCGGGACAACGGCCTCTCCCTCGCCTTCGGGGTGGGGTTCCTCGCCACCCTCTGCTGCCAGGCGCTCGCCGGACAGGCGCGGTACGACGACGAGATGCGGGCCCTGGGCGCCGAGCCCGTCGGGTTCGCCCGCTACCTCGCGTCGGCCGACTTCGCCGTCGCCGTCACCGAGAACTGGCAGTCCGAGTACCTGCAGTTCTTCCTCTACCTCTTCGGGACGGTGTGGCTGCTGCAGCGCGGCTCCCCGGAGTCCAAGGAGATGCACAAGGCCGGAACCGAGTCCGAGGAGGACCAGCGCGTCGGCCCCTACGCCACCCCCGACTCGCCCCGCTGGGCGGCCGCGGACGGCCTGCGGCGGACCCTGTACTCGCGCTCCCTCGGCATCTGGATGTGCGCCGTGTTCCTCGGCTCCTGGTACGCCCAGTCGGTGAGCGGCGCCGCCGCGTACGGCGAGGAGAGGCTGCGCGCACTGGAGAGCCCGCCGCCCTGGTCCGAGTACCTCGCCTCGCCCGACTTCTGGGGCCGCACGCTCCAGAACTGGCAGTCGGAACTGCTCGCCATCGGCTCGATGGCGATCTTCTCCGTGTACCTGCGGCAGCGCGGTTCCCCGGAGTCCAAGCCGGTCGGCGCCCCCCACGGCGCGACCGGTGTCGAGGGCTGA
- a CDS encoding DUF6328 family protein: MPGREHGASKGADGAHGPSGAEERGNEQWRGRRETPEEQADRRWTELLQEIRVAQTGVQILFGFLLTVVFAPRFADLSDVNRAIYITTVVLGAGATGALIGPVSLHRLVSGRRIKPQTVVWASRMTFTGLVLLLATMVSALFLVLRVATHDGYVPWLVSGVALWYLLWWFVLPLWARHRYTTRD, translated from the coding sequence ATGCCTGGCCGGGAGCACGGCGCCTCGAAGGGCGCGGACGGGGCCCACGGACCCTCGGGCGCCGAGGAGCGGGGGAACGAGCAGTGGCGGGGCCGGCGCGAGACGCCGGAGGAGCAGGCGGACCGCCGGTGGACCGAGTTGCTCCAGGAGATCCGGGTCGCGCAGACGGGGGTGCAGATCCTGTTCGGCTTCCTGCTGACGGTGGTCTTCGCGCCCCGCTTCGCGGACCTGTCGGACGTGAACCGCGCGATCTACATCACGACGGTCGTACTGGGCGCGGGGGCGACGGGCGCGCTGATCGGGCCCGTGTCGCTCCACCGCCTGGTGTCGGGCCGCAGGATCAAGCCGCAGACGGTGGTGTGGGCGTCGCGGATGACGTTCACGGGGCTGGTGCTGCTGCTGGCGACGATGGTGTCGGCGCTGTTCCTGGTCCTGCGGGTGGCGACGCACGACGGCTACGTGCCGTGGCTGGTGTCGGGGGTGGCCCTGTGGTACCTGCTGTGGTGGTTCGTGCTGCCGCTGTGGGCGCGGCACCGCTACACGACGCGTGACTGA